A stretch of DNA from Lotus japonicus ecotype B-129 chromosome 4, LjGifu_v1.2:
gtttatttacaatatttttacattacataaaattattatagtttaaaaaataaatatacactaaaaagcattttaattataagatataaaaataaaaaaataattgtgttaagacatttcaatatATAGTATTAGTGTTCTCTTTATGAAATAAGTAGTATTAACCAAATTTAACAATTAACATTgaagtaattttaaaatttaacaatatgataaatttttaagttaatttgaaatattttagatTAAgtcataaatatttaatatcattaaattagttgtaattaataacatttttttattgtttaccGAGAAAATTATTTGTTTGGAGAGACAATAATAATATCCTAAATAGGTGCACCCCTGTCAAGACCAACAACATAATTTAGAACAAATAAGAAACAAAACCTAAACCATTCGTAATGAAAACCAACTAAATAACAATCAAATACATTAAGTAAATAGTTATACATCAAGGAAAGAAGAGAATTTGAAGTTCTACATAAGCTAAGAGATAAGATGCATAAACATACGAAATTCCTAATGTATGCTTAATTTAtgtaaattaaaattacataGCAAAATTTAGATCTATGAATATATACCTTGAAATCCCACAGAGAGACCCCAAAATGACGCCGAACCTCATAAGTCATCTTAGATCAAATTGTTAGAGCATAGAGAGCTATTTAAGATCAACATatggaaaaatgaaaagataGACGAATTAGAGAACTACCCAGTGCTCTAATTTTCTCAAGGTTCCATTTGATGGAACATGAATTGTTTTTTCATCTTCAATAGCTTGTTAGCATATAGAAACGTAATTCTATTTATAGTCCAACCCTAGCAAACCTCTTATGCAAATAAAAAGTAAATCTCAATTAGGAGAAAATGGagtaggaaagaaaaaaaaaaggaattatcatttttttccAAACCAAACAATTTAGCATGTCATTGTTTCTGAATCTGGTACTAATCGGATCGGATAACATCGTATGCCAAGATCCAACTTATCACTCAAAAGCTCCAATCACATGAATAATAGTCCAAGATGTTTAATCAAATCgttaatttcaaaatatgaatgaaatttaaaattgaaaagaaaaaattgagcAATGCAAGAGATCAAATGATTTTAACATCGTATGATAAACCAATCAAGTTTTGATACATTCAGCTCATATCGGTTGTTAACATGTTCAGAGTACTTTGGATAGACAATGTCCGTAAAAAGCTAGAATTTTGAAGAATTTAGAGGGGAACAAAAAGAACTTAAAGAATAGGTATGAACTATGAAATCGTGCGTTTAAATAATGATTGAATAGGAATTATAAAAGGAGAGAGGACTCACCCAATAATTCATCCATAACGCAGATAGGCCCAATGCTATTCAACCGTTTTTATGAGTAATATAGAGGTAGTGGAGTTAGAATGAAGCTGCACACCCCTTGAAATTAGTAAACTTACGTTTAAAAAATTGCAAATTGCAAATTTTAGCAAGTGAAGTGACAATTGTTAAGGCCCCAAAACTAAAACTGACGGAATTATAGAGTGGAATATTAACGGTGGAAATGACAAATAAAGGACCATTTATATTAAAGTAACCGAATGAAATTACTTGTGCCATTATATCAACCTGCGTTGGAGATGAAAggttgatttgttttttttttttttaatttcatcttaaAGCAGGTGATGAAGATAAAGGTGGGGAATTTGATAATCTCATTAATGCTATTTTTCCAAGTCTTTTGTATTTAATACTTAGTTTAAGTGAgctttcttttcaaaaaaaaaaatacttagctcaagtgagctttactaatatatatagatagatgcgGGTAACGGTCTGAACACGGAAAAGGGGACTCACTTGTGTCCTATCAACTCTTTGGACCAACAGCCCAGCTAAGCTAAGAAGGAAGGATACGTTCTTGACAAATGGGCCTCCAAAACCCAACAATGACTTAGCTGGGTCGTAGCCCGTATGGGTATCTTGATTTGCTAAAaacaatactttttttttggggAATATACAAGTCATGCTACGATCAATTTTTCATGTGCATGCATTTAATAAATTGAAAACCAAGAGGTCAGTGCTTAATATGTGCACATGCAAAGTCGACTTTCTCACAATGATTCCTGCTGAACAATTCCTACTAGTGAAGGTGTTATATGATCACatctacaattttttttatgttgggTTTGAAACAACCCTACGTATATGTATGTGATGAGGAGACGTATTTTAAGACCATctccaatggtttcaacattcaacacgctcaacactccactttttctcttcccaacactccacatcacattctctctccagttcaacacttcattcaacttttacccactccaatggtttttcattcaacaccctaccccaccactttttttatttcatatattgatttaattttatatttttctttttatgattttataaaattaaaatttttgataaaaattaaattaaataaactattatcgatttaatttaatttaatgttttttttatttttttaaattaaattaaattaacgtaatatttttttaacacaAAAGggataatagaaagataataagatgaatcagatgatggaaaacttgttttttttttttctgtgtccaaatcaaacgaaccaagtctctatttgtagagaaaaaaaatcatgaattttggtaaaaaaattatattttaaaaatttttttttgaatgaaataattgagttggaaaaaTTAGGATAAACGAAAATCGCCCGGACCAATCAAACGGAGCCACGTGTTGATCTGCAGCTCCTCTCTCTCCACTGGGTCCCACACGCAAGTTTCAactatgtttaattttttcaactcctctctccccctttcaactttcaatacTTCATTTAAACACCATTACACACCCCTTTCAACATTAAACACCCTCAATTCAACACCATTGGAGATGGTCTAAGGGAAGTTTAGGCCAGTCACAAAGGAGAGCCAAGACTTAAGAGTGTAGATAGCAAGAAGTTAAAATCACCCGCTCGCTCTAGGCATCCACTCAATTGCCTCAAAAGGGCGTTATGCCTCATACACCCCACTAACGGCTAACCTGTCTAGGTTTTAGGATTTTTTCATAAGGTTATGCATGCTAAGTTTGCAAACATCTTCATGCCAACAAAGCCTTGAGTAGTTAGCTACATGATACAAGATTATATAAGGGATGTTGCATAAATCTTCGAGATGCGATTAAGAACCTTTATCTAAATGGCGCAATCGAGTCAATACAACCTTGGCGACCATAATGCGCGGGCAGGAGAAATCGAAATTTCCAATTAGGCAATTACATTAAAAGCGTGTTAGAAATATGTTTAAAAAAGTTTATTGCTACCCTTATTGTTACATAAACGTGCACTagttcttttctcttttctctatttctTTTATCTCACACTCTCTTTCCTTTTTAAGCTTTACCAAACACATTGTAAATGCTCCCAAAACAGACAAAGCTTTGCCAATTCCTATACCTGATAGCCATTAGACACACTAGAGCCAAACCGCACACATGGAACGGAAAAAGAGATGGCTCTTCCACCTTTCCCTGTTCCAACCCTTCTCTTGTTGCCTTGGTCAAGACACTTTTCCTCCCTTTACTCCATAAAAAATCTCACTTTCACTGCTCATGTCCCTTTCTTTCCCCCTTCTCTGACCACATTTCCCGTAGTCTCGAGTTACTATATGATACTCCAATTAATCAAAAGCTTCAAACTTCCAAATCTACACCCGTCATTATTAATTCAAGCACCACATACTTTtgattattttctctttttgatCACCAAAGCACAACAGAACAAGGCACACATCACAACACAAGCaagaaaagtagaaaacatTGAGAAAACCAATTATTTAGACAAGAATAAACCCATTTAATTTCACTAATAATGCAGttactaattaataattatttacaTAAGGATCACAGAAGTTGTTGGTTCAAAGATGGTGCTACCCAGATACATAGACAGAAAGATCtgaattttctttcactttctcaGAAAGGAGAGCTTTTTACAGTATACACAGTTACACACCCTTTCAAAATGTAGCATGCTCCTACACTGAGTCGAAATAGTAAAATTTCCCTTTGCACATAAAACAACTCATTTGCCTTCATTGGTAGATTTTCTTGATAAAGCAGGAGATACCTCATGCAATGGATCGCTCAGAGAAGATTCACATTCTGTATCAACAATTGAATTGAAGTTAATCTTCTTCAACAACCATCATTTACTCAATTACTAAAAAATCTTCTACAgaaataataacaaaaaaacaaaagcaaaatgGTCCCCATTTATGGAAAGCGACAATTTACCTCTGGAAGCATTGAAGGACCTCTTACAATGCAAAATGGCACTCTGAATCCCGTCGTGCTGCTGCAGCAGTGAATCATCTCGCCGCTGTGAAGAGGCTGCATCAGCCGCCGGAGCAGGTGCTGTTGCCGAAGCAGAACGGCTCTTTCCCAGATGCTTGTAGACAACTCGCAGCCCTGCATGCAGAGGCAGAGTCCCCTGTTTCTGACTCTTCACGCAGTTCCCTCCCTTTTCAGAGGCCTCTGCTTCCGTCTTCTTCTCCGGCGGAGGCGGCGGCACGTTGAGCTGCCCGGAAAATCTTAGCTTCTCCGCGTACTTCCGAGAAACCCTTATGTAGAGAGGCTTaaccattttcaaatacttctGCATCGCTTCCTTTGAAAAACGTTTCTCATCGGAAACAGAGGAAGGTGATGATTCTTCCGCGTTctgcttcttctgcttctgggaAGCCTTGTTAACTTTGGAACTGTTATCTCTGGTGAAGAGAGACACAATGGGAGCTTCATCAACCTTGAACTTCACCGTGAAGAGCTTCCTCTGTTTATGCTCTGTTTCCGGGTGCTTCGAAATTCGAGGAACAGGGTCGGAAGCAGCAAGATTTGGCTTGGATTTCTTGAAAACCCGGAACTTAGTGGCGGATTTCAACAATGAGGCGGTGAAGTGAGGTTTGGAGCTTGGTTCGGAAGCGTTGTTGAGAGGCTCCAGCTGAACAAGCTTTCCTTTGAAGAAGAGATCGTCGGAAGGTGAGAGGAGAAGGTTGGGGTTTTCAGTGCAGTCATTGCTTGAAGGAGAAAGTGTGAGGTTGAAGTCGCTCTCGCTCTCTGATTCATCATCGTTGGGATTCTCATTCTCAGGAGCATCTTCTTCAGAATCTTGTTCTTCTTCAAACTCTAAGTCAAAGAAGGGTCCATCATCGCCGTCGTCGTCGGTTGTTTCGTAATCATTTTGAGCTGCGGCGGCGAGGATGGCGGTGGTGGTGTCTGCAGTGACGGAAGAAGGTGTGGGAGCCAGAGCACTAGCTCCTTTCCAGTACTTGAGCAAGCTGAAAGCTTCCATGGTTGGGAGAGCCAGTAGTCAATTGAAGGTGGGAGAGTGATAGAGAAGAAGTAACAGAGAGTGAGAGTGAAGGGATGAGTAAGGAGTTGTATTTTACTATAATTCTGTCAGTTTGCCACTGTGCTGTGCTTTGTTTGCAGCAGGTTTGTCATGTGTGAGACACGACATATTAAAACAAGCTGAGCCAAACAGAGTAATTTAACTTTTAATACAAATTTGTCTACCACTTTTTTTACGCTCAAACCTATGAAAAAAATGAGATATAAATATGGATTACATCTCAACCATATTTAGCTAATTCTTAACTCTTAAATTGCAGAATTAATTATGGAGTACATATGCCATACACAAAATACAAACAGAGGCACAACTCCTTTTAGTTGTTGCCTAATGAGTACAGGTGTAGAAAATTGGCACCTTAAAATCAAGTTGTACTAAGAACATAGTTATTTATGTTGTTTTCACTGTTTCACAAGTCAGTTTTGCAAGTAATAAGTGGTATGATTATAAATAAGTTAAATAGTTATCAGAGAAAAATAGTGAGAAGTGTGTGGTGTATTCTATGTGTTATGCTGTTAATTGGTTCATTATGGGGTTAAATTTAGTTTACTTGAAATTGTTTTCATAGATTTCCATGGCTAGGTAAGGATGAGTGGTTTAATGGATTAAGGTCCAACTATagtaaaattttgattttcatcATCATTTACAATGACAAGATAAAATATAGTGTGTTTCTGATATGCATCATATTTACTTCCCTCAACTATAtcattacattttttatttt
This window harbors:
- the LOC130712547 gene encoding probable membrane-associated kinase regulator 2; translation: MEAFSLLKYWKGASALAPTPSSVTADTTTAILAAAAQNDYETTDDDGDDGPFFDLEFEEEQDSEEDAPENENPNDDESESESDFNLTLSPSSNDCTENPNLLLSPSDDLFFKGKLVQLEPLNNASEPSSKPHFTASLLKSATKFRVFKKSKPNLAASDPVPRISKHPETEHKQRKLFTVKFKVDEAPIVSLFTRDNSSKVNKASQKQKKQNAEESSPSSVSDEKRFSKEAMQKYLKMVKPLYIRVSRKYAEKLRFSGQLNVPPPPPEKKTEAEASEKGGNCVKSQKQGTLPLHAGLRVVYKHLGKSRSASATAPAPAADAASSQRRDDSLLQQHDGIQSAILHCKRSFNASRECESSLSDPLHEVSPALSRKSTNEGK